A region of Ornithodoros turicata isolate Travis chromosome 5, ASM3712646v1, whole genome shotgun sequence DNA encodes the following proteins:
- the LOC135394137 gene encoding PHD and RING finger domain-containing protein 1-like isoform X1, with protein sequence MTYIIIICLQSEEQDGFAKRCQHCEHVECITMSSDEEVAPRRKRNIRLIRDEDENGDSEAASSEESSVDDEGGLVNMDVEDDEGSGEDESESSEEDEEDEEESEWEEIPQELLLEGRCQQSASPSKPNVTNGSTTVADSDSDSNLSDAQAERCPVCLNRFLGQEVGTPESCDHAFCLDCIQEWAKNMNTCPVDRSVFKLILVRKGEKVIRRLALDKPNKDEEAVQEDLTYCEVCGACDREDRLLLCDGCDLGYHCECLTPPLEEVPIEEWYCPECAPEHSTRLEDAMPEDVLHDFHEMLEGRFRMGARRAIARTRASEIVRTRIERRRAAESGVTSPPRSSTRAPSNGRRRTVRRRRRRRTKASKSSKTKSGKTKSGKTSSRKRRTKKHRRRKRKHRTSLRSRQSARPLSKPPSVRQRIAEKLGLRKPPPGHCLPLMNRTDLTATGYADCSVSSLSIFGDRDELVSLDDSGDDGSTDVLTVRRTHHRVTPSHVKQKLLKPTPPLDRIRMALAKPSTAPSCGDVLGSILATQRVLLGRHTTRHAIIQRDGSLDLRSVPLSAVQSRPRSPGSSTASSPPPSGVGGKSPSAPNQLGGNSAALVGTGDSVCRSGVLFSGEDPPRDCGGGQAVADCVLPNKGKEVSKNGMGAGDSEDEVDIYSDIESIGEDQQGRGQEPETSSFDGPVMKVIPDSHKRADDDGGSGDDSSENELVIDEEENGRNEDEVAPSPDSVSSPSPIAADKSADRHNDQQESDEEEEEEEEPVRNGNDSEDDENSKEDKVPSQIDQKTESPELAAKSLSSPGKTSEEGAFPASSPLEAVETDDSDASAPSSPIDVNDRGVAMSPTALRATRGNEKVKGDDSARSSPIDVEDVGEDAPSPVSSADPNEKVEGSAPSSLVDANEVAEHSARSSLVDANEKDEVSPPPSPVDANEAAEISPPSSPADVNEKCEGSPVSSTVDENEKAEEEADEVGDDGETAVSSPKEIESPEGNEEAEPVEIESPPAQEAEPVDNLLGAAVTEDITSPEYEPSVHDGEEEEEGLLSEQSRDGIEEVSEPGSGDELFGGGAELQEPEPVREEPRRSKGKSCHRHKHRRRRRSHDEEREEGEIVEESSSSRRKKIQDEMDEYMDAGPRINISELPRIPKLKRVQDIGREATPDSKRTSVLGRVDAGSSSEISWKKLSKHSRERIYRDGKHKDEKLMFKEREIRKKEKDRRLQEKNKKEEEQKPKKERKPDRELYVRPDKRRDWSRKEKTSSSSSSSQKERKDKHKDKYSSRHSSKDRHSSRDRHSSKDRQSSKDARCDSKDRRDRHSGRRKRSSDRSKDRSGDRSERTSERKHKEHKESKRSDERESRKDDRNVRRMEEKAKAILEKKEKEYWKEKHEKRAKHKEHSPSPAVEGATPIEHKEVFTKGNSIIINVNFNRKADAKGIHHDEIKESRSRKRVPSPDEEVSARKRACSSSNHYDSDSKDDDDIEEIIEVDSDSPADNFGYDNHASSESEYEEEAETVSHAAESPVEEKKKIREPSPDPMPPPAVPAQSPPRSPRSPSPPSPPEDNSYDPCEPTKSPSPPPPADPVPPPEPELPPLPPEPEPDPKVVRPAPSRPVMIRPATPPAVTYANHVQLPSLHMPPPSYVLPPRTLPALVASLRAPWPAGPMFAPSHLLGLRGAFAAPTTLLGPPVGILPPHAAVAMAMAPQPTMILPPENVAKPQPEITEVVDMEVDSPYSPPDSPVGAAAQENERKISSFDTLLPARTGREPTKGSHKKHRSGSKERKQIVHFMMEKGVRAKAAETKGRMDETQLKVLDELPSSAVEMQVKEKFLKKLNRQERVVEEVKLSLKPYYNRREITKEEYKDVLRKSVPKICHNKSGEINPVKIRALVEGYVKKVKYHRKKPSSTHKSKATS encoded by the exons ATGACATACATTATAATAATATGTCTACAAAGCGAAGAGCAAGACGGCTTCGCGAAGAGATGTC AACACTGTGAGCATGTAGAGTGCATCACAATGAGTTCAGATGAAGAAGTAGCACCAAGACGTAAGCGCAACATACGGCTCATCCGCGATGAGGATGAAAACGGTGACTCAGAGGCAGCCTCATCGGAGGAGTCGTCGGTTGATGATGAAGGAGGACTTGTAAATATGGATGTAGAAGATGATGAAGGGAGTGGTGAGGATGAGTCTGAATCATCCGAGGAGGATGAAGAGGACGAAGAGGAGTCTGAGTGGGAAGAAATACCTCAAG AATTACTACTTGAAGGCCGCTGTCAGCAGTCAGCATCACCCTCAAAACCGAACGTCACAAATGGAAGTACAACAGTTGCGGACAGTGACAGCGACAGCAACCTGAGTGATGCCCAAGCTGAGCGCTGTCCAGTATGTCTGAACCGGTTCCTCGGTCAGGAAGTGGGCACCCCAGAGAGTTGTGACCATGCATTTTGTCTCGACTGCATTCAAGAGTGGGCCAAG AACATGAACACCTGCCCAGTGGATCGGTCAGTCTTCAAACTGATCCTTGTACGAAAAGGAGAAAAAGTGATACGACGACTTGCGCTAGACAAGCCCAACAAGGATGAGGAGGCCGTTCAGGAGGACCTGACCTACTGTGAGGTGTGCGGTGCATGTGACCGTGAGGATCGGCTACTGCTGTGTGACGGTTGCGACTTGGGCTACCACTGCGAGTGCCTCACTCCACCTTTGGAGGAGGTTCCTATCGAAGAATGGTACTGCCCAGAGTGCGCTCCTGAGCATTCTACTCGGCTAG AGGACGCAATGCCTGAGGATGTCTTGCATGACTTCCATGAAATGTTAGAAGGCAGGTTTAGGATGGGGGCAAGAAGAGCCATTGCGCGCACACGTGCCAGCGAAATAGTCAGGACACGCATTGAGCGTCGAAGAGCAGCAGAAAGTGGCGTTACATCG CCACCAAGATCATCCACACGAGCGCCCTCTAACGGGAGGAGGAGGACAGTGAGGCGGAGGAGACGGAGGCGTACAAAAGCCTCCAAGTCGAGCAAGACAAAGTCTGGTAAAACAAAGTCTGGCAAGACATCCAGCAGGAAGAGACGTACAAAGAAACACCGCCGTCGGAAACGGAAGCATAGGACT AGTCTACGATCGAGGCAGTCCGCTCGTCCACTGAGCAAGCCGCCCTCAGTGAGGCAGAGAATTGCCGAAAAGCTGGGCCTTCGTAAACCTCCTCCGGGCCATTGCCTACCCTTGATGAATCGCACAGATCTTACAGCCACGGGATACGCAGACTGTAGCGTTTCCTCGTTGTCCATATTTGGCGATCGGGACGAGCTGGTTTCTTTGGATGACAG TGGGGATGATGGAAGCACAGATGTGCTTACCGTGAGGCGGACACACCATCGCGTTACCCCATCCCACGTTAAGCAGAAGCTGCTGAAACCTACGCCTCCATTAGACCG CATCCGGATGGCACTTGCCAAGCCATCGACAGCACCCTCCTGTGGCGACGTTCTCGGCAGCATTCTGGCAACCCAAAGGGTTCTCCTGGGCCGTCACACGACGCGACACGCCATCATCCAGCGTGACGGATCTCTGGACCTTCGCTCAGTTCCTCTGAGTGCCGTACAATCGCGACCTCGGAGCCCAGGGTCCTCCACTGCATCTTCTCCGCCCCCTAGTGGCGTTGGTGGCAAGAGTCCGTCTGCACCGAACCAGCTGGGAGGGAACAGTGCCGCGCTCGTTGGGACAGGGGACAGTGTGTGCCGAAGCGGGGTGCTGTTTTCCGGAGAAGACCCTCCGAGGGACTGTGGTGGGGGGCAGGCGGTGGCTGATTGTGTGCTGCCAAACAAGGGGAAAGAAGTTTCGAAGAATGGGATGGGGGCAGGGGATAGTGAAGATGAGGTGGACATATACAGTGACATTGAGTCAATCGGAGAGGACCAGCAAGGACGTGGTCAAGAGCCAGAAACCTCCTCGTTTGACGGTCCGGTCATGAAAGTG ATCCCCGACTCTCACAAGAGGGCCGACGATGACGGTGGCAGCGGAGACGACTCGAGCGAAAATGAACTTGTCATCGACGAAGAGGAGAACGGAAGGAACGAGGACGAAGTTGCTCCTTCTCCTGATAGTGTATCTAGCCCTTCACCCATTGCAGCCGACAAGAGTGCGGACAGGCACAATGATCAGCAAGAATccgacgaggaggaggaggaggaggaagagccTGTACGGAATGGGAATGACAGTGAAGATGATGAGAATAGCAAGGAAGACAAAGTGCCTTCACAGATAGATCAGAAAACAGAATCTCCAGAATTAGCAGCCAAAAGTTTGTCCTCCCCAGGTAAAACGAGCGAGGAGGGTGCGTTTCCTGCGTCGTCACCCCTCGAAGCAGTTGAGACGGATGACAGTGATGCTTCCGCACCGTCGTCTCCTATCGACGTCAACGATAGAGGCGTGGCAATGTCACCAACAGCGTTACGCGCCACCCGCGGAAACGAAAAAGTGAAAGGAGACGATTCCGCGCGCTCGTCACCAATTGATGTCGAGGATGTGGGAGAAGATGCACCTTCGCCTGTGTCCTCCGCTGATCCTAACGAAAAAGTAGAGGGTTCTGCACCCTCATCGCTTGTTGATGCAAACGAGGTGGCAGAACATTCTGCTCGGTCATCGCTCGTTGATGCAAATGAGAAGGATGAAGTTTCGCCGCCCCCATCACCTGTTGACGCCAACGAGGCCGCCGAAATATCGCCACCGTCATCACCCGCCGATGTCAACGAGAAGTGCGAGGGATCGCCCGTATCATCTACAGTCGATGAAAACGAAAAAGCCGAAGAAGAGGCAGACGAAGTAGGAGACGACGGGGAAACTGCCGTTTCATCACCAAAGGAGATCGAAAGTCCAGAAGGCAACGAGGAGGCAGAGCCAGTGGAGATTGAATCCCCCCCTGCACAGGAAGCCGAACCTGTTGACAATCTCCTCGGTGCTGCAGTGACAGAGGACATCACTTCTCCAGAGTACGAACCGAGCGTACATGACGgtgaagaggaagaagaagggcTGCTCAGCGAGCAAAGCAGAGACGGCATCGAAGAAGTGTCCGAGCCGGGGAGTGGAGACGAGTTATTTGGTGGGGGTGCAGAACTGCAGGAGCCGGAGCCAGTGAGAGAAGAACCGCGAAGATCGAAAGGGAAGAGTTGCCACAGACACAAGCATCGGAGACGGCGACGTTCCCATGATGAGGAACGAGAGGAAGGAGAGATCGTGGAAGAGTCTTCGTCTTCCCGCAGGAAGAAAATCCAGGACGAGATGGATGAGTACATGGATGCGGGTCCACGGATCAACATCTCTGAACTGCCAAGGATTCCAAAGCTTAAAAGGGTGCAGGACATCGGCCGTGAGGCGACTCCAGACTCGAAGCGGACAAGTGTTTTAGGACGAGTGGATGCTGGCAGCAGCTCGGAGATCAGCTGGAAAAAGCTTTCAAAGCATTCGCGCGAAAGGATTTATCGTGATGGGAAGCACAAGGATGAGAAATTAATGTTCAAAGAACGAGAAAttagaaagaaagagaaggatAGAAGACTCCAggaaaagaacaaaaaggaagaagaacaaAAACCAAAAAAGGAACGTAAGCCAGACCGTGAGCTATATGTGCGCCCAGATAAGAGACGCGATTGGTCGCGTAAAGAGAAGACGTCCTCGTCATCCTCCTCTTCTCAAAAGGAACGTAAGGATAAGCATAAGGACAAATACAGTAGTAGGCACAGTAGCAAGGACAGACACAGCAGCAGGGACAGACACAGCAGCAAGGACAGGCAGAGTAGCAAGGACGCCCGATGCGACTCAAAGGACAGGAGGGATCGGCACAGTGGCCGACGCAAGAGATCCTCGGATCGATCGAAAGACAGATCTGGGGACAGAAGTGAGAGAACATCTGAAAGGAAGCATAAAGAACACAAAGAGTCAAAAAGGAGCGACGAGAGAGAATCGAGGAAAGATGATCGTAACGTCAGGAGgatggaagaaaaagcaaaagcaaTACTTGAAAAGAAGGAGAAAGAATACTGGAAGGAGAAACATGAGAAGCGCGCCAAGCACAAGGAACACTCGCCAAGTCCTGCTGTTGAAGGTGCAACACCCATAGAACACAAGGAGGTATTCACGAAAGGAAACAGTATCATCATTAATGTCAACTTTAACAGAAAAGCTGACGCCAAAGGTATCCACCACGACGAAATCAAGGAATCTAGGTCACGAAAAAGGGTTCCTTCTCCAGACGAAGAAGTCAGTGCTAGGAAGAGAGCATGTTCTTCTAGCAATCACTATGACAGTGACTCCAAGGATGATGACGATATTGAAGAGATAATTGAAGTCGATAGCGACAGCCCTGCGGATAACTTTGGCTATGACAACCACGCCTCCTCAGAAAGCGAGTACGAGGAGGAAGCTGAAACGGTCAGTCATGCTGCCGAGTCTCCAGtcgaggaaaagaagaagatacGTGAACCTTCACCCGATCCCATGCCCCCTCCCGCTGTCCCCGCTCAAAGCCCACCTCGCTCACCACGATCTCCATCACCTCCATCCCCTCCTGAAGATAATAGCTACGATCCATGCGAACCCACTAAGAGCCCGAGCCCCCCTCCTCCCGCGGACCCCGTGCCGCCTCCGGAACCCGAGCTACCCCCGCTTCCCCCTGAGCCGGAGCCCGATCCAAAAGTTGTCCGGCCCGCTCCCTCTCGCCCAGTGATGATCCGGCCCGCGACGCCTCCCGCAGTGACCTACGCTAACCACGTGCAGCTGCCGAGCCTGCACATGCCTCCACCGAGTTACGTCCTGCCGCCTCGGACACTCCCCGCGCTCGTCGCGAGCCTGCGAGCCCCCTGGCCCGCAGGTCCCATGTTCGCCCCGTCCCACTTGCTAGGACTGAGGGGAGCGTTTGCAGCCCCAACGACCCTTCTAGGACCACCAGTAGGAATCCTTCCGCCACATGCGGCCGTTGCTATGGCTATGGCTCCTCAACCGACAATGATACTTCCGCCGGAAAATGTGGCAAAGCCGCAGCCGGAGATAACGGAAGTGGTAGATATGGAGGTAGACTCGCCGTATTCCCCTCCAGACTCCCCAGTTGGTGCCGCAGCGCAAGAGAACGAGAGGAAGATTTCGTCGTTCGACACGCTGCTCCCAGCGAGAACGGGTAGGGAACCAACAAAGGGCAGCCACAAAAAGCACAGGAGCGGCAGCAAGGAGCGGAAGCAAATCGTTCACTTTATGATGGAGAAGGGTGTTCGGGCAAAAGCTGCAGAAACGAAAGGGCGGATGGACGAGACGCAATTGAAGGTCCTCGACGAGCTACCCAGTTCTGCTGTTGAAATGCAAGTGAAAGAGAAG TTTTTGAAGAAGCTTAATCGTCAAGAACGTGTTGTGGAAGAGGTGAAACTATCACTTAAACCTTACTACAACCGTCGAGAAATCACCAAGGAGGAGTACAAAGACGTGCTTCGCAAGTCCGTGCCCAAG ATCTGTCACAACAAATCGGGGGAAATCAACCCGGTCAAAATCAGAGCCCTGGTGGAAGGCTACGTCAAGAAAGTCAAGTACCACCGCAAGAAACCATCATCCACGCACAAATCGAAAGCCACATCCTGA